A single genomic interval of Deltaproteobacteria bacterium harbors:
- a CDS encoding electron transfer flavoprotein subunit beta/FixA family protein has product MKVIVLIKQVPDTTEVKLDPKTGNLIREGVESIINPDDRHALEAAVRLKETHGGKVIALSMGPPQAIDAISEAIGMGADEGILLTDRLFAGADTWATSFTLGKAIECVGPFDLVLCGRQAIDGDTAQIGPQVAEYLKVPQVSYVFDIETVREDSLVVKSQSEDGYERLELDLPGLLTVIGKLNQPRYPRVDRLIDSCQKKAPIKIWNAADIGVQKKDVGLEGSLTQVIKTFAPKLQRQTELIEGDAKTAVRALMGRLREKRLI; this is encoded by the coding sequence ATGAAAGTTATTGTTCTAATCAAACAGGTTCCTGATACGACCGAGGTCAAATTAGACCCTAAAACCGGGAACCTGATTAGAGAAGGGGTCGAAAGCATAATCAATCCCGATGACCGGCATGCCCTGGAAGCCGCGGTCCGTTTAAAGGAAACCCACGGAGGCAAGGTTATAGCCCTATCCATGGGACCTCCCCAGGCCATTGATGCCATCTCCGAGGCCATCGGAATGGGTGCCGATGAAGGTATTTTATTGACCGATAGACTTTTTGCCGGAGCGGATACCTGGGCCACTTCTTTTACCCTGGGCAAAGCGATTGAATGCGTTGGTCCCTTTGACCTGGTTCTATGCGGCCGACAGGCGATTGATGGCGATACCGCCCAGATCGGTCCTCAGGTAGCCGAGTATCTTAAAGTGCCTCAGGTCTCTTATGTGTTTGATATTGAAACCGTCCGGGAAGACAGCCTGGTTGTTAAAAGCCAATCGGAAGATGGTTATGAGCGACTGGAATTGGATCTCCCTGGGTTATTGACCGTAATCGGGAAGTTGAATCAGCCTCGTTACCCCCGTGTCGATCGGTTGATCGATTCCTGCCAGAAAAAGGCCCCGATTAAAATCTGGAATGCCGCGGATATCGGTGTCCAAAAGAAAGACGTCGGGCTTGAGGGATCTTTGACGCAGGTCATTAAGACCTTTGCCCCCAAGCTGCAAAGGCAGACCGAACTAATCGAAGGAGATGCGAAAACAGCAGTCCGGGCCTTAATGGGAAGGTTAAGAGAGAAAAGGCTTATTTAG
- a CDS encoding electron transfer flavoprotein subunit alpha, translating into MTIWIERDLCNGCTLCLKGCPYHAVEMKEGKASILDRCTSCGACLTLCKQKAIQTDIQPRIVPDFSDQKGVWVFAEQRNGHLHPVSLELLGKARELAAILQEEVSALLLGHQVAHLGDILVSYGADKVYLVDDPILKYYRTNAYTHSIAGLVKDFKPNILLMGATPIGRDLAPRVSRRIGVGLTADCTELSIDPEEKILLQTRPAFGGNVMATIANRYSRPQMATVRPGVMEAAIKSGATGQIIPCPGVPEENEIGTRLLERVKEDKKRVNLSEAKVIVAGGRGVGDANGFRVLEELAGLLGGEIAGTRVTVEEGWIPYDRQVGQTGQSVRPELYIACGLSGAIQHRAGMMNSRYIIAVNKDPRAPIFQVADWGIIGNVHEVIPQMIEMLKQQKI; encoded by the coding sequence ATGACGATATGGATTGAAAGGGATCTGTGTAATGGCTGCACCCTTTGTTTAAAAGGATGTCCTTACCATGCGGTGGAAATGAAAGAGGGTAAGGCCTCCATCCTGGACCGGTGCACTTCCTGTGGCGCCTGTTTGACTTTATGCAAGCAGAAGGCCATTCAAACCGATATCCAGCCCAGGATCGTTCCGGACTTTAGCGATCAAAAGGGCGTTTGGGTTTTTGCAGAACAAAGGAATGGTCACCTGCACCCGGTTTCCCTGGAGCTTCTGGGCAAAGCCCGGGAGCTGGCCGCCATTCTCCAGGAGGAGGTCTCTGCTTTGCTCCTGGGCCATCAGGTAGCCCATCTGGGTGACATATTGGTCAGCTATGGCGCTGACAAGGTCTATTTAGTCGATGATCCGATTTTAAAATATTACCGGACCAATGCCTATACCCATAGTATTGCCGGACTGGTAAAAGACTTTAAGCCGAATATCCTGTTGATGGGGGCCACCCCTATCGGCCGTGACCTCGCCCCCCGGGTTTCCCGCAGGATAGGGGTTGGGCTAACGGCGGATTGCACTGAATTGAGCATAGACCCTGAAGAAAAAATCCTGCTCCAGACCAGACCCGCTTTTGGTGGAAACGTCATGGCTACTATTGCCAATCGGTATTCCCGGCCGCAAATGGCCACCGTACGCCCGGGAGTGATGGAGGCGGCGATAAAATCCGGCGCTACTGGTCAAATCATTCCCTGTCCGGGTGTTCCGGAAGAAAATGAGATTGGAACCAGACTTCTTGAAAGGGTAAAAGAAGATAAAAAAAGGGTGAATCTCTCGGAAGCAAAGGTGATCGTGGCCGGAGGCCGAGGGGTTGGCGATGCCAACGGCTTCCGGGTCCTGGAAGAATTGGCCGGCCTTTTGGGAGGAGAAATCGCCGGGACCCGTGTAACCGTTGAAGAAGGCTGGATCCCCTATGACCGTCAGGTCGGACAGACCGGCCAGTCTGTGCGACCGGAACTCTATATCGCCTGCGGCCTTTCCGGTGCCATTCAACACCGGGCCGGCATGATGAATTCCAGGTATATCATCGCCGTTAACAAAGATCCAAGGGCCCCTATTTTTCAAGTGGCTGATTGGGGCATCATAGGGAATGTTCATGAAGTGATTCCCCAGATGATAGAAATGCTGAAGCAGCAAAAGATCTAA
- a CDS encoding acyl-CoA dehydrogenase family protein, with the protein MLRSNTEQLIRKNIARFVDNELIPRAQEIDEKGEFPREMFLEMAKMGIFGIRYPKEKGGSGGNTTLFCIICEELARGLVSVAASTAMQSLMGTNFLFHFGSKELHENYFLPAMRGEKIACFCMTEPEAGGDLGNVTTSAVKTADGYVLNGLKTWVTNGPVASFYTVLCQTDPAKKFRGFNFFFVPRETPGISVSKSFSLLGTRTTPICELALTDVKIPHHHKLCEDGRGFDNLLSILAEIRSMTAALGVGLIRAALHDCIRYAHERTAFGKTIGNYQLIQAKIAEMYVDLEAAKLLTYRAARMVDEKIPCLTEATVAKYFATEAACKAGDYATRILGAYGYSMEYTAQRYYRDNRFLLYGGGTHEVLLPNIARWAGL; encoded by the coding sequence ATGCTAAGATCAAATACCGAGCAATTAATCCGGAAAAATATAGCCAGGTTTGTGGATAATGAACTTATTCCCCGGGCACAGGAGATTGATGAAAAGGGGGAGTTCCCTCGAGAGATGTTTCTGGAAATGGCCAAGATGGGAATCTTCGGAATCAGGTATCCCAAAGAAAAAGGGGGTTCCGGTGGCAATACCACCCTGTTTTGTATTATCTGCGAGGAACTGGCCCGGGGCCTGGTGAGTGTGGCCGCTTCCACGGCTATGCAAAGTCTCATGGGAACCAATTTTTTATTTCATTTTGGTTCCAAGGAGCTGCACGAAAATTATTTTCTTCCGGCCATGCGGGGCGAAAAAATCGCCTGCTTCTGCATGACCGAACCGGAGGCCGGTGGAGACCTCGGCAATGTAACCACCTCGGCCGTCAAGACCGCCGATGGCTATGTGCTTAATGGCCTGAAAACCTGGGTCACCAACGGCCCGGTCGCTTCTTTTTACACGGTCCTCTGCCAGACGGATCCGGCCAAGAAATTCAGGGGATTTAACTTCTTTTTTGTACCCCGGGAAACTCCCGGGATATCGGTAAGCAAATCCTTCAGTCTTCTGGGGACCCGCACGACCCCGATCTGCGAGCTGGCTTTGACCGATGTAAAGATTCCTCATCATCACAAGCTGTGCGAAGATGGCCGCGGATTTGACAACCTCCTTTCTATTTTAGCTGAAATTCGAAGCATGACCGCTGCCTTGGGTGTGGGGCTGATCCGGGCGGCCCTCCACGATTGTATCCGCTATGCCCATGAAAGAACCGCTTTTGGTAAGACCATCGGCAATTATCAACTCATCCAGGCCAAGATTGCCGAGATGTATGTTGATCTGGAGGCCGCGAAGCTATTAACCTATCGCGCCGCCCGTATGGTGGATGAAAAAATCCCTTGCCTCACGGAGGCCACTGTAGCTAAATATTTTGCCACCGAGGCAGCCTGCAAGGCCGGCGATTATGCCACCCGTATTTTGGGGGCCTATGGGTATTCCATGGAATATACCGCCCAACGGTATTATCGAGATAACCGCTTTTTGCTTTACGGTGGCGGGACCCATGAAGTCCTCTTGCCGAATATTGCCCGCTGGGCCGGGCTATAG
- a CDS encoding B12-binding domain-containing radical SAM protein encodes MDYEGMVIRPPSEAYSILLQVTVGCSHNKCVFCGTYKDKRFRIKSDERILKDIRFASQYCKRQDRVFLMDGDAMIIPQKRLVWILERIQEYLPWVKRVGLYANAKSIKMKSDEELRQLKELGLGIVYLGVETGHPELLKKICKGTSRENLILQGKRIKQAGIRLSVTVLLGIGGTEMSNEHARETGTLLTEMDPNFVGALTVMVLPNTSLGQEYAEKKFQPLSVEQLLIELGEMLAATRLSRGLFYSNHASNYLPIKVRFPEGKEPALALIQKALKGKVGLRPEWMRAL; translated from the coding sequence ATGGATTATGAAGGGATGGTCATCCGGCCCCCCAGTGAAGCCTACAGTATCCTGCTGCAAGTCACCGTGGGTTGTTCTCACAACAAGTGTGTTTTTTGCGGCACCTATAAAGATAAACGTTTTCGAATCAAGTCGGACGAAAGGATCTTGAAAGACATCCGCTTTGCCTCGCAATATTGCAAAAGGCAGGACCGGGTCTTTCTGATGGATGGCGACGCCATGATCATCCCTCAAAAACGACTCGTCTGGATCTTAGAACGGATTCAGGAATATCTTCCCTGGGTCAAAAGGGTGGGGCTCTATGCCAATGCCAAAAGCATCAAGATGAAAAGCGATGAAGAGTTGCGGCAATTGAAGGAACTGGGTTTGGGGATCGTTTATCTGGGCGTGGAGACCGGGCACCCGGAGTTACTCAAAAAAATCTGCAAAGGCACCAGCCGGGAAAATTTGATCCTCCAGGGCAAACGGATCAAGCAGGCCGGAATCAGGCTTTCGGTGACCGTGCTTTTGGGCATCGGCGGCACGGAGATGTCCAACGAACACGCTCGGGAAACAGGAACCTTGCTGACCGAGATGGATCCCAATTTCGTCGGGGCCTTAACGGTTATGGTTCTGCCCAATACCTCATTGGGGCAGGAATATGCCGAAAAGAAATTTCAACCCCTTTCCGTGGAACAGCTTTTAATCGAACTGGGTGAAATGCTGGCGGCTACAAGACTTTCCCGGGGACTCTTTTATTCCAACCATGCCTCCAACTATCTGCCTATCAAGGTCCGGTTCCCCGAGGGAAAAGAACCGGCCCTGGCCCTGATTCAAAAGGCGTTGAAAGGCAAGGTGGGTTTAAGGCCGGAATGGATGAGGGCGTTGTAA
- a CDS encoding MBL fold metallo-hydrolase, translated as MIITEIGEIGSGFYVLGTSRFPIYFLDGVKPLIFEAGISCLGPAYQADIKRILKDRTPEFLLLTHVHFDHCGSAAYLKKAFPGLTIAGSKEAAGILTRPNALELMARLNKAATEGMKLVAPDLVSEESFQPFAINQVLSDGDRLDFGKDVTVEVLATPGHTRDSLSYYLPKQKILIASESGGCLDATGEILTEFLSDYEDYINSIRRLDGLEVDIFCQGHGAVFTGDDARDFFGRSLRAAGEFKHLVEESLRAEGGNIPKAVARIKAVEYDPKPQPKQPEPAYLINIEARVRYLAGLMGK; from the coding sequence TTGATCATTACAGAGATCGGAGAAATAGGATCGGGATTTTATGTTCTGGGAACCAGCCGTTTCCCCATCTACTTTTTAGATGGCGTTAAACCCCTTATTTTTGAGGCCGGGATCAGTTGTCTTGGACCAGCCTATCAGGCGGACATCAAAAGAATTTTGAAGGACCGCACCCCGGAATTCCTTCTTTTGACCCATGTCCATTTTGATCACTGCGGTTCAGCGGCCTATCTCAAAAAGGCCTTTCCGGGACTGACCATCGCCGGTTCAAAGGAAGCGGCCGGGATCCTGACCCGTCCCAATGCCCTGGAACTCATGGCCAGACTGAATAAGGCCGCTACTGAAGGGATGAAGCTGGTGGCCCCTGATCTGGTCAGCGAGGAGTCTTTTCAGCCTTTTGCCATTAACCAGGTCCTTTCCGACGGAGATCGGCTGGATTTCGGGAAGGATGTGACGGTCGAGGTCCTGGCCACACCCGGACATACCCGGGATTCCTTAAGCTACTACCTGCCGAAGCAAAAAATCCTGATCGCCTCGGAGTCGGGAGGCTGCCTTGATGCGACAGGGGAGATCCTTACTGAATTTCTTTCGGACTACGAAGACTATATCAACTCCATCCGCCGTCTGGATGGATTGGAGGTGGACATTTTTTGTCAGGGTCATGGGGCGGTCTTTACCGGTGACGATGCCCGGGATTTTTTTGGCCGGTCCTTGCGGGCGGCCGGTGAATTCAAGCACCTGGTTGAAGAGTCCCTGCGTGCCGAGGGGGGGAATATCCCCAAAGCCGTGGCCAGGATCAAGGCCGTTGAATATGACCCGAAACCCCAACCCAAGCAGCCCGAGCCGGCCTATCTGATCAATATAGAGGCCCGGGTGCGGTATTTGGCGGGGTTGATGGGAAAATAA
- a CDS encoding TetR/AcrR family transcriptional regulator: MKRSDLTEKKIIQAALYLFVRYGYHGTTIDDITRRVGLTKGALYSHFSGKGDLLLRIIDQYKIEFLDVMMAHVKAFPGNALAKLHQVISFNSRFALDHQDLVVFLTFLTNELKVDVAFESSLKKVYGVYRSFIRQLIKQGIQEGSFYETLDPDLAALSFIAMVDGIHHQWVLNRKTLNGKKYVSTYRKIFMKGLAK, encoded by the coding sequence ATGAAACGAAGTGACCTGACGGAAAAAAAAATTATTCAAGCCGCCCTGTATTTGTTCGTGCGCTATGGGTATCATGGGACCACGATCGACGATATTACCCGCCGGGTTGGCCTTACCAAAGGCGCCCTTTATTCCCATTTCAGCGGCAAAGGGGATCTGCTGTTACGGATTATCGACCAGTATAAGATCGAATTTTTGGATGTCATGATGGCCCATGTCAAGGCCTTTCCCGGCAACGCTCTGGCGAAACTCCACCAGGTTATCAGCTTCAACTCCCGGTTCGCCCTGGACCATCAGGACCTGGTGGTCTTTTTGACCTTTTTGACCAATGAACTCAAGGTGGATGTGGCCTTTGAGTCTTCCCTGAAAAAGGTCTATGGCGTTTACCGGTCCTTTATCCGCCAGTTGATCAAACAGGGGATCCAGGAAGGTTCATTTTACGAGACACTCGATCCTGATCTGGCGGCCCTGTCCTTTATTGCCATGGTGGACGGCATCCACCACCAGTGGGTGTTAAATCGCAAAACGTTAAATGGTAAAAAATACGTCAGCACCTATCGAAAGATCTTCATGAAGGGACTGGCAAAATAA
- a CDS encoding thiolase family protein yields the protein MKEIVIVSGVRTAIGDFGGTLKDVPPLDLAQHVIKDVVARAKTQPDQINKVILGCCFAPTEQNIARSAAFRAGIPKEAPGFTINSTCGSSLQAIISAAQSILCEESDMVLAGGVDSMSNAPYIMHTARWGQRLRHLEAYDLVWRGMQEPSVGVGMGLTAENLAEKYKISRQEQDAFSVLSHQRAAKAIEEGRFKAEIAPFSISQRKKAPVLFDTDEHVRRDASVEMMAKLPVAFKKDGTVTAGNACGMNDAASAVLLADRDKANALGLKPLARIKAYQVAGVDPDFMGIGPVPAIQGVLKKAKLSLSDIDRFEINEAFAAQYLACEKELGLDRNKVNVYGNGISLGHPVGATGCRLVVTLLYEMMAENLSLGIASLCAGGGMGFAVLIERL from the coding sequence ATGAAAGAGATTGTTATTGTCAGCGGAGTCAGAACGGCCATTGGAGATTTTGGCGGGACCTTGAAGGATGTTCCGCCTTTGGATCTGGCGCAGCATGTCATCAAAGACGTTGTGGCCCGAGCCAAGACTCAACCCGACCAGATCAACAAGGTCATCCTCGGTTGCTGCTTCGCACCAACCGAGCAGAACATCGCCCGAAGCGCAGCCTTCAGGGCTGGAATCCCGAAGGAGGCGCCCGGCTTCACCATCAACAGCACCTGCGGTTCTTCCCTTCAGGCGATCATCTCAGCCGCCCAGTCCATTCTCTGCGAGGAATCGGATATGGTTCTGGCCGGCGGCGTGGATAGCATGAGCAACGCCCCTTATATCATGCATACCGCTCGCTGGGGGCAACGATTGAGGCATTTGGAAGCTTACGACCTGGTTTGGAGAGGCATGCAGGAACCCTCGGTTGGCGTGGGAATGGGGCTGACTGCCGAAAATCTGGCAGAGAAGTATAAGATCTCCAGACAGGAACAGGATGCCTTCTCGGTCCTGAGTCACCAACGGGCGGCGAAAGCGATCGAGGAGGGAAGATTCAAAGCCGAGATCGCCCCTTTTTCGATTTCCCAGCGCAAGAAGGCTCCGGTCCTTTTCGACACGGACGAACACGTCAGGCGGGACGCGAGTGTAGAGATGATGGCCAAGCTTCCTGTGGCCTTTAAAAAGGATGGAACGGTAACTGCCGGAAATGCTTGCGGAATGAACGATGCCGCCTCGGCCGTTCTTCTGGCCGACCGGGATAAGGCGAATGCGTTGGGTCTGAAGCCCCTGGCACGGATAAAGGCCTACCAGGTGGCCGGTGTAGATCCTGATTTCATGGGCATCGGTCCGGTACCTGCCATTCAGGGGGTTCTAAAAAAGGCGAAACTGAGCCTGAGCGACATTGATCGGTTCGAAATCAATGAGGCCTTTGCGGCCCAGTATCTGGCCTGTGAAAAAGAGCTGGGACTGGATCGGAACAAGGTCAATGTTTACGGAAACGGGATTTCTCTGGGTCACCCGGTGGGCGCAACGGGATGCCGGCTGGTGGTTACCCTTCTCTATGAAATGATGGCCGAGAATCTCAGTTTGGGCATAGCCTCCCTGTGTGCCGGGGGAGGAATGGGTTTCGCCGTGCTCATTGAGCGTTTGTGA